The Coregonus clupeaformis isolate EN_2021a chromosome 6, ASM2061545v1, whole genome shotgun sequence genome has a segment encoding these proteins:
- the LOC121568495 gene encoding olfactory receptor 11A1-like: MENSTQFTSFILAGYSDSGHLKYLYFILVTVLYVSIVFANTVLIVVICMERSLHEPMYLFLCSLFVNELYGSTGLFPALMTHLVSDVHAVSPVYCYLQIFCMYTYASIEFSNLAVMSYDRYLAICYPLQYNVIMTSNRVCILICVIWLYPFVTIATALSLTIRLQLCGNVIEKVYCDNYLVVKLACSTSDTTVNNIYGLCVIVLNVVVTLITIMSSYIKILTICLKSSINARQKAFSTCIPHLASMLNFAFGCFLTLLQSRFDRPMRNVPTVLHTILSVYFLMCQPLFNPIVYGVRMAKIRQAFKNILPVGLYPKTLTKH; the protein is encoded by the coding sequence ATGGAGAACTCAACGCAATTTACGTCATTTATACTAGCTGGATATAGTGATAGTGGACACTTAAAGTACTTGTATTTCATTTTAGTAACTGTGTTATACGTCTCCATAGTTTTTGCGAACACAGTGCTTATTGTGGTTATATGTATGGAGAGAAGCCTTCATGAACCCATGTATCTGTTTCTGTGCAGTTTGTTTGTGAATGAGTTGTATGGTAGCACTGGTTTGTTTCCTGCTCTCATGACTCATTTGGTTTCAGATGTCCATGCAGTTTCCCCTGTGTACTGTTACCTACAGATCTTTTGCATGTACACGTATGCATCTATTGAATTCAGCAATTTAGCAGTCATGTCCTATGACAGGTACCTTGCTATATGTTACCCGCTACAGTATAACGTCATCATGACATCCAACAGGGTGTGTATTTTAATTTGTGTAATATGGTTGTACCCTTTTGTAACAATTGCCACAGCACTGTCTTTAACTATTCGTTTGCAATTGTGTGGAAACGTTATAGAAAAAGTATATTGTGACAACTACCTGGTAGTGAAACTTGCCTGTTCAACTTCAGACACGACAGTTAATAACATCTATGGACTCTGTGTAATTGTGTTGAATGTCGTTGTCACTTTAATTACTATTATGTCCTCTTATATTAAAATTCTGACTATTTGTTTGAAATCTTCCATCAACGCCAGACAGAAAGCTTTCAGCACCTGTATTCCTCATCTGGCCTCAATGCTCAACTTCGCTTTCGGCTGTTTCTTAACTCTGCTCCAGAGTAGATTTGATAGGCCTATGAGAAATGTTCCAACTGTGCTTCACACTATTTTATCAGTGTACTTTCTGATGTGCCAGCCACTTTTTAATCCTATCGTGTATGGAGTTAGGATGGCTAAAATCAGACAGGCTTTTAAAAACATACTACCTGTAGGTCTCTACCCTAAAACATTAACCAAACATTAG
- the LOC121568496 gene encoding olfactory receptor 11A1-like → MENSTQFTSFILAGYSDSGHLKYLYFILVTVLYVSIVFANTVLIVVICMERSLHEPMYLFLCSLFVNELYGSTALFPALMTNLVTDVHAVSTVYCYLQIFCMYTYISIEFSNLAVMSYDRYLAICYPLQYNVIMTPNRVCILVCVIWLYPFVTITTALSLTIRLQLCGNVIDKVYCDNYLVVKLACSTSDTTVNNIYGLCVIVLSVVVTLFTIMSSYIKILTICLKYSINARQKAFSTCIPHLASMLNFTFGCFLTLLQSRFDRPMRNVPTVLHTILSVYFLMCQPLFNPIMYGVRMAKIRQAFKNILPVGLYPKRLTKH, encoded by the coding sequence ATGGAGAACTCAACGCAATTCACGTCATTTATACTAGCTGGATATAGTGATAGTGGACACTTAAAGTACTTGTATTTCATTTTAGTAACTGTGTTATACGTCTCCATAGTTTTTGCGAACACAGTGCTTATCGTGGTTATATGTATGGAGAGAAGCCTTCATGAACCCATGTATCTGTTTCTGTGCAGTTTGTTTGTGAATGAGTTGTATGGTAGCACTGCTTTGTTTCCTGCTCTTATGACTAATTTGGTTACAGATGTCCATGCAGTTTCCACTGTGTACTGCTACCTACAGATCTTTTGCATGTACACATATATATCTATTGAATTCAGCAATTTAGCAGTCATGTCCTATGACAGGTACCTTGCTATATGTTATCCACTACAGTATAATGTCATCATGACACCCAACAGGGTGTGTATTTTAGTTTGTGTAATATGGTTGTACCCTTTTGTAACAATTACCACAGCACTGTCTTTAACTATTCGTTTGCAATTGTGTGGAAACGTTATAGACAAAGTATATTGTGACAACTACCTGGTAGTGAAACTTGCCTGTTCAACTTCAGACACGACAGTTAATAACATCTATGGACTCTGTGTAATTGTGTTGAGTGTCGTTGTCACTTTATTTACTATTATGTCCTCTTATATTAAAATTCTGACTATTTGTTTGAAATATTCCATCAACGCCAGACAGAAAGCTTTCAGCACCTGTATTCCTCATCTGGCCTCAATGCTCAACTTCACTTTCGGCTGTTTCTTAACTCTGCTCCAGAGTAGATTTGATAGGCCTATGAGAAATGTTCCAACTGTGCTTCACACTATTTTATCAGTGTACTTTCTGATGTGCCAGCCACTTTTTAATCCTATCATGTATGGAGTTAGGATGGCTAAAATCAGACAGGCTTTTAAAAACATACTACCTGTAGGTCTCTACCCTAAAAGATTAACCAAACATTAG